A genomic segment from Acidobacteriota bacterium encodes:
- a CDS encoding DUF1080 domain-containing protein gives MKIKSLSLLASALLLCAATALAQTPSPAPVLPKPPKLKKEKGFKVLFDGKTMNGWKVAEENQASWTVQEGTLQAHGNRSHLYYVGDPQPFVNFELKIDALTMPKSNSGIYFHTEYQTTGWPKKGFEVQVNQTHGDWKKTGSLYDVVNVKENLAKDNEWYSYDIIVKGKHVTIKVNGQVAVDWEQPVDQQPGKDFARILDKGTIALQAHDPGSTARFANIQIKRLD, from the coding sequence ATGAAGATCAAAAGCTTATCGCTGCTTGCCAGCGCCCTGTTGCTTTGCGCCGCAACTGCGTTGGCACAAACTCCAAGCCCCGCCCCGGTGTTGCCGAAACCGCCAAAATTGAAAAAAGAAAAAGGCTTCAAAGTGCTCTTCGATGGCAAAACGATGAACGGCTGGAAAGTCGCCGAGGAGAATCAAGCCTCTTGGACAGTGCAAGAAGGCACATTGCAGGCGCACGGCAACCGCTCTCATTTGTACTATGTCGGCGACCCGCAACCCTTCGTCAACTTCGAACTCAAAATTGACGCGTTGACGATGCCCAAATCAAACAGCGGCATCTATTTTCACACCGAATATCAAACGACCGGCTGGCCCAAGAAGGGCTTTGAAGTGCAGGTCAATCAAACCCACGGCGATTGGAAAAAAACCGGCAGCCTGTATGACGTGGTCAACGTGAAAGAAAACCTGGCCAAGGATAATGAGTGGTATAGCTATGACATCATCGTCAAAGGCAAACACGTGACGATCAAGGTCAATGGTCAAGTCGCCGTGGATTGGGAACAACCGGTGGATCAACAGCCTGGCAAAGATTTCGCGCGCATTCTCGACAAAGGCACCATCGCCCTGCAAGCGCACGACCCGGGCAGCACCGCGCGGTTTGCCAACATTCAAATCAAACGGCTGGATTGA
- a CDS encoding (2Fe-2S)-binding protein, which translates to MKINLSINGQAHAADVEPRLLLVHLIRDVAGLTGTHIGCETSICGACTVHLNGAAVKSCCVLAVQAAGAEVTTIEGLASNGALHAVQEGFWECHGLQCGYCTPGMIMTTCALLTANPNPSESEIRHGLEGNLCRCTGYQNIVKSVQYAADKMQAQA; encoded by the coding sequence GTGAAGATCAATCTTTCCATCAACGGGCAAGCCCACGCAGCGGATGTCGAACCGCGCTTGCTGCTCGTCCATCTCATCCGTGATGTCGCCGGCTTGACCGGCACTCACATCGGTTGCGAAACATCCATCTGCGGCGCCTGCACCGTTCACCTGAATGGCGCGGCAGTCAAATCCTGCTGTGTACTTGCTGTTCAAGCCGCTGGCGCTGAAGTCACGACTATCGAAGGTCTGGCCAGCAATGGCGCATTGCACGCGGTGCAAGAAGGCTTTTGGGAATGTCACGGCTTGCAATGCGGCTACTGCACGCCGGGCATGATCATGACCACGTGCGCACTGCTCACGGCCAATCCCAATCCCAGCGAAAGCGAGATTCGGCACGGGCTGGAAGGTAATCTGTGCCGCTGTACTGGCTACCAGAACATCGTCAAATCCGTGCAGTACGCGGCGGACAAAATGCAGGCCCAGGCTTAA
- a CDS encoding xanthine dehydrogenase family protein molybdopterin-binding subunit: MSFMAKYMGQKVKRTEDPRLIQGIGHYVDDIKLADTLHVVIVRSPYAHARITSINIDAAKSAPGVAAVYTGADVTGKIGFVPCAMAHPELKVPKYPVLAQGKVIFVGQPVAAIVATDKYKARDAADLIELEYEPLDVISDGEKAVLADSPLIHEEFGTNIALVHQAGAGDIDAAFAQADKIITQKLNHQRLAPISIEPRGVLAQYFPGEQQLNLWSSTQIPHLLRTQVAIMLGVAENKLRVITPEVGGGFGCKLNVYAEEALLGWIAMQHKQPVKWIEGRRENMQATIHGRGQTGTVQVAVKNDGTLLGLKYDVIADIGAYHQLLTPAIPTLTGLMLSGCYKIPAIAMKCTEVFTNKMATDAYRGAGRPEATYLVERLMDCVARELQMDPIELRRKNFPKPDDFPFATACGVVYDSGDYEQALQKAMAMADYAKLRQEQAAARAAGRVMGVGVSTYVEICAMGPSAAMPAGGWESATVRVEPTGKVTVLTGVSPHGQGEETAFAQIVGDMLGIDMNDVLVVHGDTAIVQYGIGTFGSRGLAVGGAALVYATEKVVNKARKLAAHLLGTDESSLTFENGKFVGAPNDKALTIQEVALAAHTAASLPEDFEPGLNATHFFEPKNFTYPNGTHICVVEIDRDTGELEIKRYIAVDDCGNQINPMIVQGQVHGGIAQGLAQALFEEVVYDENGQLLTGELMDYAVPKAHQLPHYELDHTVTPSPVNPLGAKGVGEAGTIGSTPAVANAVIDALAPFGVKHLDLPLRPEKIWRAMNP, translated from the coding sequence ATGTCATTTATGGCGAAATACATGGGCCAAAAGGTCAAACGCACCGAAGACCCACGCTTGATTCAAGGCATCGGCCATTATGTAGACGACATCAAGCTGGCCGACACGCTGCACGTTGTCATCGTGCGCAGCCCCTACGCGCACGCGCGCATCACTTCAATCAACATTGACGCGGCCAAAAGCGCGCCCGGCGTCGCCGCTGTTTACACGGGCGCGGACGTCACTGGCAAAATCGGCTTCGTTCCCTGTGCGATGGCGCATCCCGAATTGAAAGTGCCGAAGTATCCTGTACTGGCCCAGGGCAAAGTCATCTTTGTCGGCCAGCCCGTCGCCGCCATTGTCGCTACAGACAAATACAAAGCGCGCGACGCTGCCGACCTGATCGAGCTTGAATACGAACCGCTGGATGTCATCAGCGATGGCGAAAAAGCCGTGCTGGCCGATTCCCCGCTCATCCACGAAGAGTTCGGCACCAACATCGCGCTCGTCCATCAGGCGGGCGCGGGCGATATTGACGCCGCCTTTGCCCAGGCCGACAAGATCATCACCCAAAAGCTGAATCACCAGCGCCTGGCGCCCATCTCCATCGAACCGCGCGGCGTGCTGGCGCAATACTTCCCCGGCGAACAGCAACTCAATCTCTGGTCATCCACGCAGATTCCGCATCTGCTGCGCACACAGGTCGCGATCATGCTCGGCGTGGCCGAAAACAAACTGCGTGTCATCACGCCCGAAGTCGGCGGCGGTTTCGGGTGCAAGCTGAACGTGTATGCCGAAGAGGCGCTGCTCGGCTGGATTGCGATGCAACACAAGCAGCCCGTCAAATGGATCGAAGGCCGCCGCGAAAACATGCAGGCCACCATCCACGGGCGCGGCCAAACTGGAACCGTGCAAGTCGCGGTCAAGAACGATGGCACGCTGTTGGGTTTGAAATACGACGTGATCGCCGACATCGGCGCGTACCACCAATTGTTGACGCCCGCGATTCCCACGCTGACGGGGCTGATGCTTTCGGGCTGTTACAAGATTCCGGCCATCGCGATGAAATGCACCGAGGTCTTCACCAACAAGATGGCGACCGACGCCTATCGCGGCGCGGGGCGGCCCGAAGCGACCTATCTGGTCGAACGCCTGATGGATTGCGTCGCGCGCGAATTGCAGATGGACCCGATTGAACTGCGGCGCAAGAACTTTCCCAAACCCGACGACTTCCCTTTCGCCACCGCCTGCGGCGTGGTCTACGACAGCGGCGATTACGAACAGGCCTTGCAAAAAGCGATGGCGATGGCCGATTACGCCAAGCTGCGCCAAGAGCAAGCCGCCGCACGCGCCGCAGGCCGCGTGATGGGCGTCGGCGTTTCGACCTACGTCGAGATTTGCGCGATGGGGCCGAGCGCCGCAATGCCCGCCGGTGGTTGGGAAAGCGCCACGGTGCGCGTCGAACCCACCGGCAAAGTCACCGTGCTGACCGGCGTTTCGCCGCACGGACAAGGCGAAGAGACGGCTTTCGCCCAGATCGTCGGCGATATGCTGGGCATTGATATGAACGACGTGCTCGTCGTACACGGCGACACCGCCATCGTGCAATACGGCATCGGCACCTTCGGCTCGCGCGGCCTGGCGGTCGGCGGCGCAGCATTGGTTTACGCCACCGAAAAAGTCGTCAACAAGGCGCGCAAGCTGGCTGCGCACTTGCTGGGCACGGATGAATCGAGCCTGACCTTTGAGAACGGCAAATTCGTCGGCGCGCCCAATGACAAGGCGCTGACGATTCAGGAAGTCGCGCTGGCCGCGCACACTGCCGCCAGCTTGCCCGAAGATTTCGAGCCGGGTTTGAACGCGACGCATTTTTTCGAGCCGAAGAACTTCACTTATCCCAACGGCACGCACATCTGCGTGGTTGAGATTGACCGCGACACGGGCGAACTTGAGATCAAGCGCTACATCGCCGTGGACGATTGCGGCAACCAGATCAACCCCATGATCGTGCAAGGCCAGGTGCACGGCGGCATCGCGCAGGGCCTAGCCCAGGCGTTGTTTGAAGAAGTCGTCTATGACGAAAACGGCCAGTTGCTGACCGGCGAGTTGATGGATTACGCCGTGCCCAAAGCGCATCAGTTGCCGCATTACGAACTCGATCACACGGTCACGCCTTCGCCCGTCAATCCGCTCGGCGCAAAAGGAGTCGGCGAGGCAGGCACGATTGGCTCGACGCCCGCCGTCGCCAATGCCGTGATTGATGCGCTCGCGCCCTTCGGCGTCAAACATCTCGATTTACCATTACGGCCAGAAAAAATCTGGCGCGCGATGAACCCTTAA
- a CDS encoding heme peroxidase — protein sequence MFRTLPAAEFPDTALEELAKLGHMTAEAEATPTPETEADAEENTGIAAGFTYLGQFIDHDLTFDPMSSLQKQNDPDELTDFRSPRFDLDSLYGRGPDDQPYLYEDDGLRFKLGRALTGSALDAKVRDLPRHAASTPGSRARALIGDPRNDENVIVSQLHATMLRFHNRMAAFLTTGGQPPSFAEVQRQVRWHYQWVVLNDFLPTIVGKDTVEAVLPHLKKKESIYEHKPNLRFFHWRSQPYMPVEFAVAAYRFGHSMIRPQYRLNTTILSGGIDGKGRFAIFTPDDGVLGLNGFREFPANWAIDWSLYFDLGNNAPKFGIKRVQPAYKIDSSLVNPLGMLPESVARQIRSLAERNLKRGVRMGLPSGQSVARLMDIEPIPDDKLRVGKATEEDGPNNPKLTDLSPAFRDNAPLWYYVLAEAQQQFKKDSTPIRLGPVGGRIVAEVFIGLLLGDQHSFLAQWPSWKPEPSFMNKGKFGIAELVKQALLA from the coding sequence ATGTTCCGCACATTACCGGCGGCGGAGTTCCCCGATACCGCGCTGGAAGAATTGGCGAAGCTCGGTCACATGACAGCGGAGGCCGAGGCTACCCCGACGCCGGAAACCGAAGCGGACGCCGAAGAAAACACGGGCATCGCGGCGGGCTTCACCTATCTAGGTCAATTCATAGATCACGACCTGACCTTCGATCCGATGAGCAGTTTGCAAAAGCAAAACGACCCGGATGAGTTGACCGATTTCCGCAGCCCGCGCTTCGACCTGGATTCGCTTTACGGACGCGGCCCCGATGACCAGCCCTATCTTTACGAAGACGATGGGCTGCGCTTCAAACTGGGACGCGCACTGACCGGCAGCGCCCTTGACGCCAAGGTACGCGACCTGCCGCGCCACGCCGCGAGCACGCCCGGCAGCCGCGCGCGCGCCCTGATCGGCGATCCGCGCAACGATGAAAACGTTATCGTGTCGCAATTGCACGCGACGATGCTGCGCTTTCACAACCGGATGGCGGCTTTTCTGACTACGGGCGGACAGCCGCCCAGCTTTGCCGAGGTGCAACGCCAGGTGCGCTGGCATTATCAATGGGTCGTGCTCAACGACTTCCTGCCCACCATCGTCGGCAAAGACACGGTCGAAGCCGTGCTGCCGCACCTGAAAAAGAAGGAAAGCATTTATGAGCACAAACCCAACCTGCGTTTCTTTCACTGGCGCAGCCAGCCGTACATGCCGGTGGAATTCGCCGTGGCCGCCTATCGCTTCGGCCATTCGATGATTCGCCCGCAATACCGGCTCAACACCACCATTCTGAGCGGCGGCATTGACGGCAAAGGGCGTTTCGCCATCTTCACGCCCGACGACGGCGTGCTGGGCCTCAACGGCTTCCGCGAGTTTCCGGCCAACTGGGCGATTGATTGGAGCCTCTATTTCGACTTGGGTAACAACGCGCCGAAATTCGGGATTAAGCGCGTGCAGCCCGCCTACAAAATTGACAGTTCGCTGGTCAATCCGCTCGGCATGTTGCCCGAATCGGTCGCGCGCCAGATTCGCTCACTGGCCGAACGCAATTTGAAACGCGGCGTGCGCATGGGCCTGCCGTCGGGTCAAAGCGTGGCGCGGCTGATGGACATCGAACCAATCCCCGACGACAAACTGCGCGTCGGCAAAGCCACCGAAGAAGACGGCCCTAACAATCCCAAACTGACTGACTTGTCGCCGGCCTTCCGAGACAACGCGCCACTCTGGTATTACGTGCTGGCCGAGGCGCAACAGCAATTCAAAAAAGACAGCACCCCGATACGCCTAGGCCCGGTGGGCGGACGCATCGTGGCAGAAGTTTTCATCGGCCTACTGCTCGGCGACCAGCATTCCTTCCTGGCGCAATGGCCGAGTTGGAAACCGGAGCCGTCGTTCATGAACAAAGGCAAGTTCGGCATCGCCGAGTTGGTCAAACAAGCGCTGCTGGCTTGA
- a CDS encoding xanthine dehydrogenase family protein subunit M, with protein sequence MIPSNFAYHAPDTLETALQLLDQHADDVKILSGGHSLLPVLKLRLAAPAVLVDIGRIAALRAIKIENGVIRLGANATHAAIAASAEIKQHCPLLAETAAQIGDPQVRNRGTIGGSLTHADPAADWPAAMLALNAEIVVRSSSGERAIQAADFFVDMLTSAVEPNEIVTEIRVPVPAQPKAAAYLKVAQSASGFALVGVAVQLKLNNGQCEEISIGVTGLAPKAYRAKAVEDALRGKTLDAAAIRAASGQADADASDALGDIHASADYRRHLSRVYAQRAINAARSRA encoded by the coding sequence ATGATTCCCAGCAATTTTGCCTATCACGCGCCGGACACCCTCGAGACAGCGCTGCAACTGCTCGACCAGCACGCCGACGACGTCAAGATTCTGTCGGGCGGCCACAGTTTGCTGCCGGTACTGAAACTGCGGCTGGCCGCGCCCGCCGTGCTGGTGGACATCGGACGCATTGCGGCGTTGCGTGCAATTAAGATTGAGAACGGCGTCATCCGCCTCGGCGCCAACGCCACACATGCGGCTATCGCTGCATCCGCCGAAATCAAACAACACTGCCCCCTGCTGGCCGAAACCGCCGCGCAAATCGGCGATCCGCAAGTCCGCAATCGTGGCACCATCGGCGGCAGCCTCACGCACGCTGACCCGGCGGCGGATTGGCCCGCCGCGATGCTGGCGCTCAATGCCGAAATCGTCGTCCGCAGCAGCAGCGGCGAACGCGCGATTCAGGCGGCGGATTTTTTCGTGGACATGCTGACCAGCGCCGTTGAACCCAACGAGATCGTGACCGAGATCCGCGTGCCAGTGCCCGCACAACCAAAGGCGGCGGCCTATTTGAAGGTCGCGCAGTCGGCCTCTGGTTTCGCCTTGGTCGGGGTGGCCGTGCAACTCAAACTCAACAATGGACAATGCGAAGAAATCAGCATCGGCGTCACCGGCCTCGCGCCCAAGGCCTACCGCGCCAAAGCCGTCGAAGATGCATTGCGCGGCAAAACCCTGGACGCAGCCGCCATCAGAGCGGCAAGCGGCCAAGCCGATGCCGATGCCAGCGATGCGCTGGGCGACATCCATGCTTCGGCAGATTACCGGCGGCATCTGAGCCGGGTTTACGCACAGCGGGCCATCAATGCCGCCCGGAGCAGAGCCTAG
- a CDS encoding D-alanyl-D-alanine carboxypeptidase family protein gives MKISTFADKTFLIENNEARIRRDDNLALTATFAAGDPLPPGALVGAPKIIPKRTEVRVTEVRVDEARTVFVRAQPVNATLNLPVGWTLAANLEGQFLNEIIGFAPDNLELPPQGDNFTVTDNKALIRNGPPDFTSTGTKLMPGAFVLVAQASKNTDPLGKFVKLSEGSLVAGLPQPGAELGWTAAANLTPGWGTAFSSPSWLDEKGPNACWERGRYLGPKLLVNIVGVGSEMEQITLDSLEPYLRLIEAAAKKNLVIAVESGFRTFPSQVRLFQAFKAGQGNKAAEPGRSNHQHGQAFDLNTRGFDGSPVYDWLKKNGPRLSFIRTVNKEHWHWEYRPEEAAALAAKGKFALASVTR, from the coding sequence ATGAAAATTTCCACCTTTGCCGACAAAACATTTTTGATCGAGAACAACGAGGCCCGCATTCGCCGCGACGACAATCTCGCCCTCACTGCCACCTTCGCGGCGGGTGACCCCTTGCCGCCCGGCGCGCTGGTAGGCGCGCCCAAAATCATTCCCAAACGGACGGAAGTGCGCGTCACAGAGGTGCGCGTGGATGAGGCACGCACCGTTTTTGTGCGGGCGCAACCGGTCAACGCAACCCTCAACCTGCCGGTGGGCTGGACGTTGGCGGCCAATTTGGAAGGGCAGTTTTTGAATGAGATCATCGGCTTCGCGCCAGACAATTTGGAGTTGCCGCCGCAAGGTGACAACTTCACCGTGACCGACAACAAAGCGCTCATCCGCAATGGGCCGCCCGATTTCACTTCGACTGGTACCAAGCTCATGCCGGGTGCTTTCGTGCTGGTTGCCCAAGCATCCAAAAACACCGACCCGCTTGGTAAATTCGTCAAACTCAGTGAGGGTTCACTCGTCGCGGGACTGCCGCAGCCGGGGGCGGAACTCGGCTGGACGGCGGCGGCCAATCTGACGCCCGGTTGGGGCACGGCCTTTTCGTCGCCGAGTTGGCTGGATGAAAAGGGGCCGAACGCCTGTTGGGAACGCGGTCGCTATCTAGGCCCCAAATTGCTGGTCAACATCGTGGGCGTGGGCAGTGAGATGGAACAAATCACGTTGGACAGTCTCGAACCCTATTTGCGCTTGATCGAAGCCGCCGCCAAAAAGAATCTGGTCATTGCGGTGGAAAGCGGCTTCCGCACGTTCCCGAGCCAGGTGCGGCTTTTCCAGGCTTTCAAAGCAGGGCAAGGAAATAAAGCCGCTGAGCCGGGCCGTTCCAATCATCAGCATGGCCAAGCCTTTGATCTGAACACGCGCGGGTTTGATGGAAGCCCAGTTTACGACTGGCTGAAAAAGAACGGCCCGCGCCTGAGCTTCATTCGCACGGTCAACAAAGAGCACTGGCATTGGGAATACCGGCCTGAAGAAGCCGCCGCGCTGGCGGCCAAGGGGAAATTTGCGTTGGCTAGCGTTACTCGCTAA
- a CDS encoding carbon monoxide dehydrogenase subunit G, which translates to MKIEGSHTLKIPRAQLYRMLIDPVVIQRCVPGCEALEAHEDGTYKMTLKAGVGSVKGVFNGQIKLDELREPEHYKMIVEGTGKVGFVKGAGLLDLVEQGNETIVNYTGDVSIGGNIASVGQRMVQAAAKMMAGQFFKAVEAEANPDEAPKPGLVKRLMNRVAGSAEDSATPPEQP; encoded by the coding sequence ATGAAGATCGAAGGCTCGCACACGCTCAAAATCCCGCGCGCGCAATTGTACCGGATGTTGATTGACCCGGTGGTGATTCAACGCTGCGTGCCGGGTTGCGAGGCGCTTGAAGCGCACGAGGATGGAACTTACAAGATGACGTTGAAGGCCGGCGTGGGTTCGGTCAAAGGCGTCTTTAACGGCCAAATCAAGCTTGACGAACTGCGTGAGCCTGAGCATTACAAAATGATTGTCGAGGGCACGGGCAAGGTCGGCTTTGTCAAAGGCGCCGGCCTGCTCGATCTGGTCGAACAAGGCAATGAAACCATCGTCAATTACACTGGCGATGTCAGCATCGGCGGCAATATCGCCAGCGTGGGCCAGCGTATGGTACAAGCGGCGGCCAAAATGATGGCCGGGCAATTTTTCAAAGCTGTCGAGGCTGAAGCCAACCCTGATGAAGCTCCCAAGCCAGGGTTGGTCAAACGTTTGATGAATCGTGTGGCGGGAAGTGCCGAAGATTCCGCGACGCCCCCTGAACAACCGTGA
- a CDS encoding AMP-binding protein has translation MNAARITLDNLEKYGEYVSTWFEGHSFTNVERYAAACRLAEVLRAHGAQPGDRIVVMMLNSPDVAAAFTAIWAIGAVIVPVTPMWTAREVRYVLQDSGARLVITSPELAARLKEASADLPGCNTVLVIGATAVAGVTDITAAYDQAQPFEQVVDCAPDELALLLYTSGTTGNPKGVMLSHDNLIFIADAVYANSSGLGQIRGMQVLPLSHIYGVLMMNLGARMGNASYILKHFDAGQVLQLIESFRVQRLAVVPTMLTLLINHLDRAKYDYASLEAVGSGGAPLSEATRQEFARLFNCRVTQGYGLSESSGALTGFHHDAEYRVGSVGPALPGVELCVMDFNNQVLPPGEIGELCSRGRHIMQGYFNNPQATADSIIEGWLHTGDVGWMDADGYVYITDRKKDLIIKGGENISPREIEEGIYAHPAIAEAAVVGVPDELYGENLLAAVVLKPGQALSEEELKQHLSGYVTKFKVPGRVVFLGALPKGSTGKILKRAIKEQFAG, from the coding sequence ATGAACGCTGCACGCATCACCCTCGACAACCTCGAAAAATACGGCGAGTACGTCTCGACCTGGTTTGAAGGCCACAGCTTTACCAATGTCGAGCGCTATGCCGCCGCCTGCCGTTTGGCTGAAGTGTTGCGTGCGCACGGCGCGCAACCGGGCGACCGCATCGTCGTGATGATGCTCAATTCGCCCGATGTCGCCGCAGCTTTCACCGCCATCTGGGCCATCGGCGCGGTCATCGTGCCGGTCACGCCGATGTGGACGGCGCGCGAAGTGCGCTATGTCTTGCAGGATTCCGGCGCGCGCTTGGTCATCACTTCGCCCGAATTGGCAGCGCGGTTGAAAGAAGCGTCTGCTGACTTGCCCGGCTGCAACACAGTGCTGGTCATCGGCGCGACTGCGGTTGCAGGAGTCACCGACATCACCGCCGCCTACGACCAGGCCCAGCCGTTTGAACAAGTGGTGGATTGCGCGCCGGACGAGTTGGCGCTGTTGCTTTACACTTCAGGCACCACGGGCAACCCCAAAGGCGTGATGCTCAGCCACGACAATCTGATTTTCATCGCCGATGCGGTGTATGCCAACAGCAGCGGCCTGGGCCAGATTCGCGGCATGCAGGTGTTGCCGCTCAGTCACATTTACGGCGTGCTGATGATGAATCTGGGCGCACGGATGGGGAATGCCAGTTACATTCTGAAACACTTCGACGCGGGCCAGGTGCTGCAACTCATCGAGAGCTTCCGCGTGCAACGCCTGGCCGTGGTGCCGACGATGTTGACGCTGCTCATCAATCACCTCGACCGCGCGAAATACGATTACGCCTCGCTCGAAGCCGTCGGCTCCGGCGGCGCGCCTTTGTCTGAAGCGACGCGACAGGAATTCGCGCGCCTCTTCAATTGCCGCGTCACGCAGGGCTACGGTTTGTCCGAAAGCTCCGGCGCGCTGACCGGCTTTCATCACGACGCTGAATACCGCGTCGGTTCGGTCGGGCCGGCCTTGCCCGGCGTCGAACTGTGCGTGATGGATTTCAACAACCAAGTTTTGCCGCCCGGCGAGATTGGCGAACTCTGCTCGCGCGGACGGCACATCATGCAAGGCTACTTCAACAACCCACAGGCCACTGCTGACTCGATCATTGAAGGTTGGTTGCACACCGGTGACGTTGGTTGGATGGACGCGGACGGTTACGTTTACATCACCGACCGCAAAAAGGATTTGATCATCAAAGGCGGCGAGAACATTTCGCCGCGCGAAATCGAGGAAGGCATCTACGCGCACCCGGCCATCGCCGAAGCCGCCGTCGTCGGCGTGCCCGATGAACTTTATGGCGAAAACCTGCTGGCGGCAGTCGTGCTGAAACCCGGCCAGGCGCTTTCAGAGGAAGAGTTGAAGCAGCACCTCAGCGGTTATGTGACCAAGTTCAAAGTACCGGGGCGGGTTGTCTTTCTGGGTGCTTTGCCGAAAGGCTCGACCGGCAAGATTCTGAAGCGGGCGATTAAAGAACAGTTCGCAGGCTGA
- a CDS encoding MFS transporter, giving the protein MKQHAQSAPSTLSTSAGNQQAWFALTVLFAINTMNFFDRQIAASIGKPVIDEFKLTDSDFGNMAMAFTLIYAFVGVPLGRLADRGRRTKILSIGVGLWSLFTMMGGLAWSYGSLFIARMFVGVGEASCSPAANSLIGDLYPANRRARATSIFMMGLPIGIFLSNMFGGVIALHYGWRKTLMLAALPGLLLAGLALWIREPARGGTEAVKIAHEHHTGWEPYRRVFSIPTMWWIILSGALHNFNAYAVNSFMPLYLGRYHGLPVDQAGYVSAVVLGAVGIVGLLGGGWGADWVRKRSAKGRMLLAAFSLLISTPCIFLALERPKGSLLSFMLLMGVGWMLIYVYYVTVYPVVQDVVEPSLRGTAMALYFFAMYMLGGAFGAKILGNLSDHYAAVARASGLVTAEAARASGLHSAFYIAPVVSLVLALVLFAGARTVARDMEKLQAWMQAAAERAAAKST; this is encoded by the coding sequence ATGAAACAACACGCGCAGTCCGCCCCGTCCACCTTATCCACGTCAGCGGGCAATCAACAAGCCTGGTTTGCGTTGACGGTTTTGTTCGCCATCAACACGATGAATTTTTTTGACCGGCAAATCGCGGCTTCTATTGGCAAGCCGGTCATTGATGAATTCAAGCTGACCGATTCTGATTTCGGCAACATGGCGATGGCTTTCACCTTGATCTACGCCTTTGTCGGCGTGCCCTTGGGCCGTCTCGCGGATCGCGGCAGACGCACAAAGATTCTTAGTATTGGAGTGGGATTGTGGAGTCTCTTTACGATGATGGGCGGCTTGGCCTGGAGCTATGGCTCGCTGTTTATTGCGCGGATGTTTGTTGGCGTGGGCGAGGCCAGTTGCTCGCCCGCCGCCAATTCGTTGATCGGAGATTTATACCCGGCGAATCGGCGCGCGCGGGCGACTTCGATTTTCATGATGGGGCTGCCGATTGGAATTTTTCTGAGCAACATGTTCGGCGGGGTCATCGCCTTGCATTACGGCTGGCGCAAGACGCTGATGCTGGCCGCGCTGCCCGGCTTGCTGCTCGCCGGACTGGCGCTCTGGATTCGCGAACCGGCGCGCGGCGGCACCGAAGCGGTCAAGATTGCGCACGAGCATCATACTGGCTGGGAACCTTACCGGCGCGTGTTCAGCATTCCGACGATGTGGTGGATCATCCTTTCGGGCGCGCTGCACAATTTCAACGCCTACGCCGTCAATTCATTTATGCCGCTTTACCTGGGCCGCTATCACGGCTTGCCGGTAGATCAGGCCGGTTATGTTTCCGCTGTCGTCTTGGGTGCGGTCGGCATCGTGGGGTTGCTGGGCGGTGGCTGGGGCGCGGACTGGGTGCGCAAACGCAGCGCCAAGGGACGCATGTTGCTGGCGGCGTTTTCATTGTTGATTTCGACGCCTTGTATCTTCCTCGCGCTCGAACGACCCAAAGGCTCGTTGCTGAGTTTTATGCTGTTGATGGGCGTGGGTTGGATGTTGATCTATGTTTATTACGTGACGGTGTATCCGGTTGTGCAAGACGTGGTCGAACCGAGTTTGCGCGGCACGGCGATGGCGCTCTATTTCTTTGCGATGTACATGCTGGGCGGCGCGTTCGGCGCGAAGATTCTGGGCAATCTGAGCGATCATTACGCCGCCGTCGCGCGCGCCAGCGGCTTGGTCACGGCGGAAGCGGCCCGCGCCAGCGGCTTGCACAGCGCCTTTTATATTGCGCCGGTGGTGTCGCTGGTACTGGCGCTCGTGCTTTTTGCCGGCGCGCGCACGGTGGCGCGCGATATGGAAAAATTGCAGGCCTGGATGCAGGCGGCGGCGGAACGGGCCGCCGCGAAATCAACTTGA